The proteins below come from a single Candidatus Palauibacter soopunensis genomic window:
- a CDS encoding YlbF family regulator: MDERDRMLEKAQEVGRIISQLPEYAYLRAARREIDEDRDATELLNRMRDLQSALMEAVGRGEQPSEEQEREFAELQEKVQTNARYQALISSQANFEKLMERVDRAIGEGVRKGEESRIILPT; encoded by the coding sequence ATGGACGAGCGAGACCGCATGCTGGAGAAGGCGCAGGAGGTAGGGCGGATCATCTCCCAGTTGCCCGAATACGCCTACCTGCGCGCGGCCCGCCGCGAGATCGACGAGGATCGCGACGCGACGGAGCTGCTCAACCGGATGCGCGACCTGCAGAGCGCGCTCATGGAAGCGGTCGGCCGCGGCGAGCAGCCGAGCGAGGAGCAGGAACGGGAGTTCGCGGAACTGCAGGAGAAGGTCCAGACGAACGCCCGCTACCAGGCCCTCATCTCCTCCCAGGCGAACTTCGAGAAGCTCATGGAGCGGGTGGATCGAGCGATCGGGGAGGGAGTCCGCAAGGGGGAGGAAAGCCGGATCATCCTCCCGACATGA
- the prmC gene encoding peptide chain release factor N(5)-glutamine methyltransferase yields the protein MIDPPPGGAARRPAGPTRREIVEGVRRELELAGLEAPRVEAERLVAAALSLSVSELGVSGGERIDPGGAAAVARAVSRRLEGQPLQHIEGTVDFRRVRLVSDGRALIPRPETEQLLDLVAAWRRDRSAPVDALDIGVGSGAIAIALLDEGIAARVVGLDVSADALDLARENARRADADGLELRLCPPDIWSALETGETFDLIISNPPYVTTSEWNGLDSVVRDHEPRVALDGGEDGLDVIRTVVSGAAAGLREGGALFLEIGTSQGSAVMTLLEAEPSLADRRVRIDLAGRPRFASARRRSSG from the coding sequence ATGATCGATCCGCCGCCGGGCGGGGCGGCGCGACGCCCGGCGGGTCCGACGCGCCGAGAGATCGTGGAGGGCGTTCGGCGCGAGCTCGAGTTGGCCGGACTGGAGGCGCCGCGCGTAGAGGCCGAGCGACTCGTGGCCGCGGCGCTCTCGCTGTCCGTGAGCGAGCTTGGCGTCTCGGGCGGGGAACGCATCGATCCCGGCGGCGCCGCGGCTGTGGCGCGCGCCGTTTCCCGCCGTCTCGAAGGGCAACCGCTCCAGCACATCGAGGGCACAGTCGATTTCCGGCGCGTCCGCCTCGTGTCGGATGGCCGCGCTCTCATCCCGCGACCGGAGACCGAGCAGCTCCTCGACCTCGTCGCCGCCTGGCGCCGTGACCGGAGCGCACCCGTCGACGCACTCGATATCGGCGTCGGATCGGGCGCCATCGCGATCGCGCTCCTCGACGAGGGCATCGCCGCCCGCGTCGTCGGGCTCGACGTATCGGCGGACGCGCTCGACCTGGCCCGCGAGAACGCCCGCCGCGCGGACGCCGACGGACTCGAACTGCGCCTCTGCCCGCCCGACATCTGGTCCGCGCTCGAGACCGGCGAAACCTTCGACCTCATCATCTCCAACCCGCCTTACGTCACGACCTCGGAGTGGAACGGCCTCGATTCCGTCGTCCGGGACCACGAGCCCCGCGTCGCACTGGACGGCGGGGAGGACGGACTGGACGTGATTCGAACCGTCGTGTCCGGCGCCGCGGCCGGTCTCCGGGAAGGCGGCGCTCTCTTCCTTGAGATCGGGACGTCTCAGGGTTCCGCGGTGATGACGCTGCTCGAGGCGGAGCCGAGTCTCGCGGACCGCCGGGTGCGCATCGATCTCGCCGGCCGACCGCGATTCGCATCGGCGCGGAGGCGCAGCTCCGGCTAG
- the prfA gene encoding peptide chain release factor 1 gives MSDRDTLEDRLRDAAERHETLARRMAEPEVLSDMALLRDLAREHSALEPVAHAATRHFKLLDDLRQAREVAVESEGELAEMAAAEVAELEAEREAAREELRRLLVPKDPLDDRPAVVEIRAGTGGDEAALFAADLYRMYARFAAESGWDVELISTSEGALGGLKEIVFVVRGSDAYGRLRYESGVHRVQRVPETESQGRLHTSAATVAVLPEAEEVDIEIDPADLKIDVFRSSGPGGQSVNTTDSAVRVTHRPTGLVVSCQDEKSQHKNKARALKVLRSRLLDRLVAEQEAERARERRTQVGTGDRSMKIRTYNFPQNRVTDHRIHFTTHRLEAILAGDLGEVVEALRLAGTEERMAAGGG, from the coding sequence ATGTCGGATCGGGACACGCTCGAGGATCGCCTGCGCGACGCCGCCGAGCGGCACGAGACGCTGGCGCGCCGGATGGCGGAGCCCGAAGTGCTGTCGGATATGGCGCTCCTGCGCGACCTGGCGCGCGAACACTCGGCGCTGGAGCCGGTGGCGCACGCGGCGACGCGCCACTTCAAGCTCCTCGACGATCTGCGCCAGGCGCGGGAAGTCGCGGTGGAGTCCGAGGGCGAGTTGGCCGAAATGGCCGCGGCCGAGGTTGCCGAGCTGGAGGCGGAGCGCGAGGCGGCGCGGGAAGAACTCCGCCGGCTCCTGGTTCCGAAGGACCCGCTCGACGACCGGCCCGCCGTGGTGGAGATCCGCGCCGGAACGGGCGGGGACGAAGCCGCGCTCTTCGCGGCGGACCTGTACCGGATGTACGCGCGCTTCGCCGCGGAGTCCGGCTGGGACGTGGAACTCATCAGTACGAGCGAGGGCGCGCTCGGGGGACTCAAGGAAATCGTCTTTGTCGTGCGCGGATCCGATGCCTATGGCCGCCTCCGCTACGAGTCCGGGGTCCACCGCGTCCAGCGTGTGCCCGAAACTGAAAGCCAGGGTCGGCTGCATACCTCCGCCGCGACGGTGGCCGTCCTCCCCGAAGCGGAGGAAGTGGACATCGAGATCGACCCGGCCGACCTCAAGATTGACGTGTTTCGCTCCTCGGGGCCCGGCGGGCAGTCCGTGAACACGACCGACTCCGCGGTGCGGGTCACGCACCGGCCGACCGGGCTCGTGGTGTCGTGCCAGGACGAGAAATCGCAGCACAAGAACAAGGCGCGGGCGCTGAAGGTGCTTCGGAGCCGGCTGCTCGACCGGCTGGTCGCCGAACAGGAGGCGGAGCGGGCCCGTGAGCGGCGCACGCAGGTGGGGACGGGTGACCGCTCCATGAAGATCCGGACGTACAACTTCCCCCAGAACCGCGTGACGGATCACCGCATCCACTTCACCACCCACCGCCTGGAGGCCATCCTCGCCGGCGACCTGGGAGAGGTTGTGGAGGCGCTGCGACTGGCCGGGACGGAGGAGCGGATGGCGGCGGGGGGCGGATGA
- the rpmE gene encoding 50S ribosomal protein L31 produces the protein MKAGIHPEYAPAKITCACGRETETASTVGEIHVEICSHCHPFFTGRQKLVDTAGRVERFIAKYGDGNTRSEEKDAVEKEEAAEEEAVAADA, from the coding sequence ATGAAAGCAGGCATACATCCGGAGTACGCACCCGCGAAGATCACCTGTGCGTGCGGCCGGGAGACCGAGACCGCGTCGACGGTGGGCGAGATCCACGTCGAGATCTGTTCGCACTGCCACCCCTTCTTCACGGGGCGGCAGAAGCTCGTTGACACGGCGGGACGCGTGGAACGGTTCATCGCCAAGTACGGCGATGGGAACACCCGCAGCGAGGAGAAGGACGCGGTGGAGAAGGAAGAGGCCGCGGAAGAGGAGGCAGTGGCGGCGGATGCCTGA
- a CDS encoding DinB family protein: protein MTRDALITLLDFHYWARDGTLDAVERIAPEDFRRDLGSSFGSIRDTLAHVVSAEWVWCSRWRGHFPTEHLPAADFETAGDIRARWLEEEARVRRFVAELGPEDIHRVMDYRFFDGEPMHAVFWHMLQHVVNHATYHRGQVTTMLRQLGADPPRHQGLIGFYLER from the coding sequence ATGACCCGCGATGCGCTGATCACACTTCTCGACTTCCACTACTGGGCCCGCGACGGGACGCTCGATGCCGTCGAGCGGATCGCGCCCGAAGATTTCCGCCGGGACCTGGGGAGCAGCTTCGGCTCCATCCGCGACACGCTCGCCCACGTCGTATCGGCCGAATGGGTCTGGTGCTCACGCTGGCGGGGACACTTCCCGACGGAGCACCTGCCTGCCGCCGACTTCGAGACCGCAGGCGACATTCGCGCGCGCTGGCTGGAAGAAGAGGCGCGGGTCCGCCGTTTCGTCGCGGAACTCGGCCCCGAGGACATCCACCGCGTGATGGACTACCGGTTCTTCGATGGCGAACCGATGCACGCCGTCTTCTGGCACATGCTGCAGCACGTCGTCAATCACGCCACCTACCACCGGGGCCAGGTGACGACGATGCTCCGTCAGCTCGGCGCCGACCCGCCCCGGCACCAGGGCCTCATCGGCTTCTACCTCGAGCGCTAG
- a CDS encoding IPT/TIG domain-containing protein — protein MTLAVATWFGACGDALPTSAPLAANRAPVAEGTIPPREIVAGESATMSLDEFFSDPDGTALAYTPTTSNRQVVTVAATGSELTLVAARTGVADVTVTAVDPGGLTATQSFAVTVPNRAPEVTAVPALDLASGASETVLLTRYVRDPDGEALAYTATSSDETVASVHVAGVGLTVTAVARGKSEVTVTGTDHGGLSVSQSFSVTVDGVEIGTVEPAVLLEGEEATIHGRGFATSIANNLVLVDGVPAPVTAASATQLTIRVPRGDCLPPRKAELDVTVLGLSDARPVSVTPTDRERIDLDPGWYRYTYAGNGCLLLPGDSTGGEWLIGVVSTADEPSSLSPVTVSGIPGDLDVFTSLGVSAAASRQEGAQRAAREGVAFAGPIPDGFAPGTAGAGADRGTGSDPHQPASRRDWEVHNHFMEREDELLRSLGPGTPIASPTAADGRQYSTGDTVTLFGGCFGDCSERDTVRAVVRLRGANGIWLEDLANPPGGLTASELTTLDAFYTSHTKPVHDAYFGGLSDVDGNERFLVLMTKDVNATRIGGFVWVGDLYASTAWTSNEAEIFYGVVPDSSGVHGRAWTRQEVLDYYPSLLTHEVTHIVQRGAYVFNGAGYKTTWEAEGGATLAEQLVAYRLFGHESTSDRGWDAYNSGKAWYAEWVGGLARFFGWDPGYSRGRRVSGAPEQCSWVGRRSQGNDGPCRSTRAQYDVPSMLLRYVMDRYGGDYTGGEQALMHRLTQSPHVGYASLEEVAETRVEHLLAAFYMSLWMDLHGANWLWSWDLADIWRRFSEENWLRPYASTASAHEHNWSVRAGSGALLRWSPKGALAPTSFKVSSPGGGRTPRHISVWALRIR, from the coding sequence TTGACGCTGGCGGTGGCCACATGGTTCGGCGCCTGCGGTGATGCCCTGCCGACGTCCGCGCCCCTCGCCGCCAACCGGGCACCGGTCGCGGAGGGGACGATCCCGCCGCGCGAGATAGTGGCGGGGGAGTCGGCGACCATGTCGCTGGACGAATTCTTCAGTGACCCGGACGGGACTGCGCTCGCGTACACCCCGACCACGTCAAACCGTCAGGTGGTCACCGTCGCCGCCACGGGCAGCGAACTCACGCTGGTTGCCGCGCGGACCGGTGTCGCGGATGTCACGGTCACCGCCGTCGACCCGGGAGGCCTGACTGCGACGCAGAGTTTCGCCGTGACGGTCCCCAACCGGGCGCCCGAAGTCACGGCGGTCCCCGCACTGGATCTGGCGTCGGGCGCTTCGGAGACCGTGCTTCTCACACGGTATGTGCGGGACCCGGACGGCGAGGCGCTCGCCTACACCGCGACGAGTTCGGATGAGACCGTGGCGTCCGTGCACGTCGCCGGCGTCGGGCTCACGGTGACCGCCGTGGCGAGGGGTAAGTCGGAGGTGACGGTCACGGGTACCGACCACGGCGGTCTGAGCGTCAGCCAGAGCTTCTCGGTCACCGTGGACGGGGTCGAGATCGGGACGGTGGAACCCGCCGTCCTGCTCGAGGGAGAGGAGGCGACGATCCATGGACGGGGATTCGCGACTTCCATCGCGAACAATCTCGTCCTCGTCGACGGCGTCCCCGCCCCGGTGACCGCTGCGAGCGCAACGCAACTCACCATCCGCGTCCCGCGCGGCGACTGCCTTCCGCCGCGAAAGGCCGAACTTGACGTGACGGTTCTGGGCTTGAGCGACGCCCGGCCGGTGAGCGTGACGCCGACGGATCGCGAGCGCATCGACCTCGACCCCGGTTGGTACCGCTATACGTACGCCGGTAACGGATGCCTGCTGCTGCCGGGGGACTCGACGGGCGGTGAGTGGCTGATCGGGGTGGTGTCGACCGCCGATGAGCCGTCGTCCCTGTCGCCGGTCACCGTTTCCGGCATTCCCGGCGATCTGGACGTGTTCACGAGCCTCGGCGTGTCCGCCGCCGCTTCCAGGCAGGAAGGCGCTCAACGCGCCGCCCGCGAAGGGGTCGCCTTCGCGGGTCCGATTCCGGACGGGTTCGCGCCGGGCACCGCCGGGGCCGGGGCCGACCGAGGCACCGGATCCGATCCGCACCAACCGGCTTCACGCCGAGACTGGGAAGTGCACAACCATTTTATGGAGAGGGAGGACGAGCTGCTCCGCAGCCTGGGGCCGGGGACCCCCATCGCATCGCCGACCGCGGCGGACGGACGACAGTACTCCACCGGTGACACGGTGACGTTGTTCGGCGGCTGCTTTGGCGATTGCAGCGAACGCGACACGGTGAGGGCCGTCGTCCGTCTCAGGGGTGCCAACGGGATCTGGCTGGAGGATCTCGCCAATCCACCCGGCGGGCTCACGGCCTCCGAGCTGACCACGCTCGATGCGTTCTACACGTCGCACACGAAGCCGGTGCATGACGCGTACTTCGGCGGGCTCTCCGATGTCGACGGCAACGAGCGTTTCCTGGTCCTCATGACGAAGGATGTCAATGCAACGCGGATCGGCGGGTTCGTCTGGGTGGGAGACCTTTATGCATCGACCGCATGGACGAGCAACGAAGCGGAGATCTTCTACGGTGTCGTTCCCGACTCCAGCGGCGTACACGGGCGTGCGTGGACCAGGCAGGAGGTACTGGATTACTACCCGTCCCTGTTGACACACGAAGTAACACACATCGTGCAAAGGGGCGCCTACGTGTTCAACGGAGCAGGTTACAAGACGACCTGGGAGGCCGAAGGCGGGGCCACGCTGGCCGAGCAGCTCGTCGCCTACCGGCTCTTCGGACACGAATCGACCTCGGACCGGGGGTGGGACGCCTACAACAGCGGGAAGGCCTGGTATGCGGAGTGGGTCGGCGGGCTGGCCCGGTTCTTCGGCTGGGACCCCGGCTACTCTCGTGGCCGGCGGGTGTCGGGGGCCCCGGAACAGTGTTCGTGGGTCGGGCGCCGGTCGCAGGGCAACGACGGGCCGTGCCGCAGCACGAGAGCCCAATACGATGTACCGTCGATGCTCCTGCGGTACGTCATGGACCGGTACGGCGGCGACTACACCGGAGGCGAACAGGCGCTGATGCACCGTCTGACGCAGTCACCCCATGTCGGGTATGCCTCTTTGGAGGAGGTCGCCGAGACGCGGGTCGAGCACTTGTTGGCCGCCTTCTACATGTCGCTGTGGATGGATCTGCACGGCGCGAACTGGTTGTGGTCCTGGGATCTTGCGGACATCTGGCGGCGGTTCTCGGAGGAAAACTGGCTCCGCCCGTACGCCTCGACGGCGTCGGCGCACGAACACAATTGGAGCGTGCGTGCCGGCTCCGGCGCATTGCTTCGCTGGAGTCCGAAGGGGGCCCTGGCCCCGACGAGCTTCAAGGTCTCTTCTCCCGGCGGTGGCCGGACTCCGCGACACATATCGGTGTGGGCCCTGCGAATCCGATAG
- a CDS encoding penicillin acylase family protein gives MRVRSVALFASILLLPVWQGSGNPPPSAPTVDDLRAGVPDRIAAFDAADTETLRVPGLEAGVEILKDLWGVSHIYAETEHDLFFAQGYSAARDRLFQFELWRRQATGTVSEILGPRELERDRGARLFRFRGDLEAELNHYHPRGAEIIRAFTDGINAYIAETERDPDLLPVEFEMLGIRPQPWTPDVVISRHQGLLMNIGQELDLGIAVAAVGAEKVKEVSYFHPGEPDIDLDPAVDGSLLRREILDVYRAFRGPVRFQPEDIDPRFRATASDAEAFALRTLREEAEAEAYEAERLEAERMGTGSNNWVVAGSRTLSGHAIMANDPHRVQAAPSLRYLVHLVGPGWNVIGGGEPVLPGISIGHNGYGAWGLTVFQTDAEDLYVYRTHPEDPDRYLYRGDWEAMRVIDDEIPVEGRGPERVRHKYTRHGPVVYEDRGNGLAYAVRAGWMEIGGAPYLASLRMNQAKTWEEFRDACNYSNIPGENMVWADVDGNIGWQSVGIAPIRRNWSGLVPVPGDGRYEWDGYLEIVHKPHVFNPDKGFWSTANQNLVPPGYEHRDAVGWSWSDPFRSARIDEVLATGRRFTMAEMMQLATDYVSLPARSLVPMLRGVDLPAAAEAARGELLDWDFALAPESREAAIYVSWEREIQRQMVPLVVPAEVRASLGRLSMKKIIDWLGSPPAWFAALGDGDPVAGRDVFLARTLADALEGLEDRFGGDPWRYGDVRFKHARFRHPLSGIVNADMRARLEVGPLPRGGNGFTVNQTGGGDNQTSGPSFRIIAEAGDWDTAVFTNTPGQGGDPDDPMYRNLFEGWAKDRFFPLYYSRERVEAAVADRLMLTPN, from the coding sequence ATGCGGGTTCGATCCGTCGCGCTGTTCGCGTCCATCCTTCTGTTGCCGGTGTGGCAGGGTTCCGGCAACCCTCCGCCCTCCGCCCCGACCGTCGACGATCTGCGGGCCGGCGTCCCGGACCGGATCGCCGCCTTCGATGCGGCCGACACGGAGACGCTGCGGGTCCCCGGGCTCGAGGCCGGCGTCGAGATTCTCAAGGATCTGTGGGGCGTCAGCCACATCTACGCCGAGACGGAGCACGACCTCTTCTTCGCGCAGGGATACAGCGCCGCTCGCGACCGCCTCTTCCAGTTCGAACTCTGGCGCCGCCAGGCCACGGGCACGGTCTCCGAGATCCTCGGTCCCCGGGAACTGGAACGGGACCGCGGCGCGCGGCTGTTCCGCTTCCGCGGCGACCTGGAAGCGGAACTGAACCACTACCACCCGCGCGGCGCGGAGATCATTCGGGCCTTCACGGACGGGATCAATGCGTACATCGCCGAGACGGAGCGCGACCCGGACCTGCTCCCGGTCGAGTTCGAGATGCTGGGCATCCGTCCGCAGCCGTGGACGCCCGACGTCGTCATCTCCCGCCACCAGGGCCTGCTCATGAACATCGGGCAGGAACTCGATCTCGGAATCGCCGTCGCGGCGGTGGGGGCGGAGAAGGTGAAGGAGGTCTCCTACTTCCATCCCGGTGAACCGGATATCGATCTCGACCCGGCGGTCGACGGATCGCTCCTGCGGCGCGAGATCCTCGACGTGTACCGGGCCTTCCGCGGACCCGTCCGGTTCCAGCCGGAGGACATCGATCCCCGCTTCCGTGCCACGGCGTCCGACGCGGAGGCCTTCGCTCTGCGGACGCTCCGGGAGGAAGCCGAGGCCGAGGCGTACGAAGCGGAGCGCCTCGAGGCGGAACGGATGGGGACGGGGAGCAACAACTGGGTCGTGGCGGGGAGCCGCACGCTGAGCGGACACGCGATCATGGCGAACGATCCGCACCGGGTGCAGGCGGCGCCCTCCTTGCGCTACCTGGTCCACCTCGTGGGGCCGGGCTGGAACGTGATCGGCGGGGGCGAGCCGGTCCTCCCGGGCATCTCGATCGGACACAACGGATACGGGGCGTGGGGCCTCACCGTCTTCCAGACCGACGCGGAGGACCTCTACGTCTACCGGACGCATCCGGAGGACCCGGACCGCTACCTGTACCGCGGCGACTGGGAGGCGATGCGCGTGATCGACGACGAGATCCCGGTCGAAGGGCGGGGGCCGGAGCGGGTGCGGCACAAGTACACGCGGCACGGACCCGTCGTGTACGAGGACCGCGGCAACGGCCTCGCCTACGCGGTGCGCGCGGGATGGATGGAGATCGGCGGCGCGCCCTACCTCGCCAGCCTGCGCATGAACCAGGCGAAGACGTGGGAGGAATTCCGGGACGCCTGCAATTACTCGAACATCCCCGGCGAGAACATGGTGTGGGCCGATGTGGACGGGAACATCGGCTGGCAGTCCGTGGGGATCGCGCCGATCCGCCGCAACTGGTCTGGCCTCGTCCCGGTGCCCGGGGACGGCCGCTACGAGTGGGACGGCTACCTCGAGATCGTGCACAAGCCACACGTGTTCAACCCGGACAAAGGGTTCTGGTCGACGGCGAACCAGAATCTCGTTCCGCCCGGCTACGAGCACCGCGACGCGGTGGGCTGGAGCTGGAGCGACCCCTTTCGGAGCGCGCGCATCGACGAAGTCCTCGCGACGGGAAGGCGCTTCACGATGGCGGAGATGATGCAGTTGGCGACGGACTACGTGTCGCTCCCGGCGCGCTCCCTGGTGCCGATGCTGCGCGGCGTGGACCTGCCCGCAGCGGCGGAGGCGGCCCGAGGCGAGTTGCTCGACTGGGATTTCGCGCTGGCCCCGGAGTCCCGCGAAGCCGCGATCTACGTGTCGTGGGAGCGTGAGATCCAGAGGCAGATGGTACCGCTCGTCGTTCCGGCCGAAGTCCGCGCGTCGCTCGGACGCCTGTCGATGAAGAAGATCATCGATTGGCTCGGCTCGCCGCCCGCGTGGTTCGCAGCGCTCGGAGACGGGGACCCCGTGGCGGGCCGCGACGTCTTCCTTGCCCGCACGCTGGCCGACGCCCTGGAGGGGCTGGAGGATCGCTTCGGCGGCGACCCCTGGCGCTACGGCGACGTGCGCTTCAAGCACGCCCGGTTCCGGCACCCGCTATCCGGAATCGTGAACGCCGACATGCGGGCGCGCCTCGAGGTGGGGCCGCTCCCGCGCGGCGGCAACGGCTTTACCGTGAACCAGACGGGAGGCGGGGACAATCAGACCTCGGGCCCCTCCTTCCGGATCATCGCGGAGGCGGGGGATTGGGACACGGCCGTGTTCACGAACACGCCGGGGCAGGGCGGAGATCCCGACGACCCCATGTACCGGAACCTGTTCGAGGGCTGGGCGAAGGACCGCTTCTTCCCCCTCTACTACTCCCGCGAGCGCGTGGAAGCGGCCGTCGCCGACCGCCTGATGCTGACGCCGAACTAG
- a CDS encoding Ku protein: protein MAPRPIATATISFGLVSIPCQLYSSAENSQKVRFNFLSPEGARVKQQYVDAKTGEPVERRDLIKGYQFAKDQYVTFKPEELKALEAEATQAIEIVEFVPVDQVERAYIGKTYYLGPARGGDKAYSLLGAAMKKTGWAALAKYAARGKQYLVLVRPVGDHLVLEQLHYAHEVRDISDVPSGEGEVVDAELGLAVQLIEQIASEDFDPSKYEDEVGQRMLEAVERKVADGTEITAPVEEETTAQVIDLMAALRASVSGADETEAGADDQSASEPQKKKAAGS from the coding sequence ATGGCTCCTCGACCCATCGCGACGGCGACGATCTCGTTCGGGCTCGTTTCGATCCCGTGCCAGCTCTATTCGTCCGCCGAGAACTCGCAGAAAGTTCGCTTCAACTTCCTCTCCCCCGAAGGCGCTCGCGTGAAGCAGCAGTACGTGGACGCCAAGACGGGAGAGCCGGTCGAGCGCCGGGATCTCATCAAGGGCTACCAGTTCGCGAAGGACCAGTACGTGACGTTCAAGCCGGAGGAACTGAAGGCGCTGGAGGCGGAGGCGACGCAGGCGATCGAGATCGTCGAATTCGTGCCGGTGGACCAGGTCGAGCGGGCGTATATCGGGAAGACGTACTACCTGGGACCCGCGCGCGGAGGGGACAAGGCCTACAGCCTCCTCGGAGCCGCGATGAAGAAGACGGGCTGGGCCGCGCTCGCGAAGTATGCGGCGCGGGGCAAGCAGTATCTCGTCCTCGTGCGGCCAGTCGGGGATCACCTCGTCCTGGAGCAACTCCACTACGCGCACGAGGTGCGGGACATCTCGGACGTACCGTCCGGAGAGGGCGAGGTCGTCGATGCGGAACTCGGTCTCGCGGTGCAGCTGATCGAGCAGATCGCCTCGGAGGATTTCGATCCGTCCAAGTACGAGGATGAGGTCGGACAGCGCATGCTCGAAGCGGTCGAGCGGAAGGTCGCCGACGGAACCGAGATCACCGCGCCCGTGGAGGAGGAGACGACGGCGCAGGTCATCGACCTCATGGCCGCCCTCCGGGCGAGCGTTTCCGGCGCCGACGAGACGGAGGCCGGGGCCGACGACCAGTCGGCGAGCGAGCCGCAGAAGAAGAAAGCCGCGGGGTCTTAG